TCAAAGAAAGTCATGGACaggaaaaggccatttttctcTTTACATTCGAACACCTTTTTGACCTTGTCCTAAAGCGAGTCAGACCACATGGTAAACCTTCAATTCCTTTAGGTTGACTAACTCTTCCCAAGAGGAACGCCAAAACGCCGTTGATGATCTGGTGATCAGTTATTGAACATTGTGACACCATTTCATTGGGagggaggggaaaaaaatagCTCCACTAAAGGTCCAAGTTGAAATGAAGACACTACCTTCGTTTAAGGGTCACTCGCTCGTTATACCGCTCCTTTGGTCGCTTACTTCTGAGAACTGCGAAAGACCCAAGGCTGTACAAACCAACCAGACCATCTTCATGGACTGTGTTCGTTCTTACtttctttggttggttggttggttggttggtttggtttgacTTCCGAGAGCTTGTTTGTTAGCTGAGCGCTCTTCCTGCGTTTGAACGCCGATCAAATGACAGGAAACCGTCGCTCCTTCTTCTGCTGCTGTTGCGATTGCTAGTaccaaaggagaagaagaagaagaagaagaagacaaagattgaagaagacgaagacgagaGACCTTTCCATCGTGAAAGACGGCCTTTCCCCTGGACCAAGTTCGGTGTGTGTGATGTCTGCGCCTGTAGGTTTCCAACCTTGTATGGCATGAGAGACCATACACTCAGTTGCTTGCCAAAAAGATCAGTTAGAACAACGTGCTTAACTGTACATGTTTCTGGCGAGCCAATCTGTGAGAAGATCCACATTgcattcaatcaaatcaagacGGAGCACTCAaagaacaaacaaagaaaaaaagagaaagacacacacacacacacactcgcaCACACGAATCACAATAAGTTTTCGGGTGGACACTATGATCGAGTCAATCAGTGGTGTTTGAGTGCATGCCTGCTTGTGACGTGTGATTATTAGATGAGTAGGATCATGGAAGTAACCCAGGAACCCAGGAGTTAGATCAACACAATGTTGACCCTGTGCTTATGTTTGGTCTTCCTTGGATATATGTTGGAAGGTAAGGCTCAAAAGAGATATTGCGACACTCGAAATATTGGACATATACGTCTGAATTTATGGCACACGCGTGCACTTGGAGGACGGGTGATATCGAAAAGTATCTTGCTGCATGGGCTTTAGGGGAAAATTCAGTCCTTGGCCGTCCGTATACCAAAAATAAGCCGATTCAGCAAAGTGGTTTTCTGTCACATTAAATTGGTCTTTGTGGGAGCATCATTGAGAATTGAGATCGAACCAATGGAACCAAAACGATGGCTGCTTTGGAACAATCTCGGAACTTTCAATATTGGCCAAGAAAGGCACCATAGTTTTGACCTTTCCTCCTGTGAAAGTGCAATACGATATTTTGTGACAGACGGATGACAATCAAGCCCAAAGTATTTGCCGCATTCAGTCTTGTTTGAATGACTTCAACTGTGGGAATGTCCCGTTTTATGCAATAAGGCAGAACCTTACGCTTCGAAAAAGGAGTGTTTCATCATTCGGCTTGTTGTTTACATTTGATTTTCTATTGTGGACCTGATTTAATTGAAAACTCAGTTTTCAATCTCCACTTTTGAAAGAGGCCGTCCGACCCTCTGCTCGTAATGGATAGAATGAATAGGCAGTCCCTATTTGGAAATCTTTTCTTTACAAATCCCTCGCCCCACAAGGTCTTCTTACCCTCATACGTACTCCCAACCTACGGTAGTCACCCTTTGCGGATTCATTGTACCCTGTTGTAGGCAAGATAAAGAGGATCTTTCTTTGGTACAACTTCGAGTCGCAACGCGACCTGTCAGCCCAAGCTACTTTCCAGGAACATGTTCGCCAATGAGTTCGTATCTTGTACGAGTAGGTACTATCTAGTAGTCTAACGAGACCAACGAGTCAAACGCAAAAGACGAACAGGGAAGAATccctttccttccttccttccttctttccttcgttccttcgttccttcgttccttcgttcattcgttctttCCCTCGCCTTCTTTCATCGACCAGTTTGCATTCACAGCCTTTTCAACACACTTTTCGGTTTTCACCTCAATTGGACGAACCTTAATCCCTCTTGGGTTCAGAAACAGGAAAATCGTCCCTTTCGTCAAGGTTCTGTTACCTTCGCTTTTCTGATTATTCGACTTGGCATGTGTACGTAGATCCTGATCCTCGAATGAGTGAAGGGTGATTTTGTAAAAGCAATCCATATTTTTCCTAGTTACTGTATGCATGATTGTCTAGTGCTGGAGAGTCACATTAGGCCAATTCATGGCACGATTGCCATaccagttttttaaacgtgATTTTGGACAGGAATTCAAGTAGTGTTTCCATGCTGGCCGTGATCTGGCAGAATTAAGGTAGAGGAGGAGGGGATCGTGCTCAACTCTGACAAAGAAtgcgagtgagcgagtgagcgagGGTCCTCGTGTTAGTGTGCTGGTTGGAGTGCTCACTGAACTATTGGACATGTGTGTAACTATGTATGCAATAGGTCGACATGAACGATCTGGAACGAAAGCAATTGAAGAAAGAGGGATCAAAACCTAATCTTCTTGGCCCCGGATGGAACAAGCGTTCTCAGTTGGAGAGCCTTCCAATAGTCTTTCACCCTCTGTACAATCGTTCCACATTTATTGTCACAAAGAGTTGGGATTGGTAGTCTCACGTAGCTGCATGTAGAGCATTATAGTTGTTCCCTCGTGATTGGTGAAAGTGGAACGAGGCTCGAGCACCACTGGAGCGTTTCGGATGCCTGATAAAAAAGAGAGCCGCTTTCAACGAGATTATGTAATCTTAATGCATGATCCAACTCTTAAGTCAAGATGCGTATAAGCGAGCTTAATAACTAGGAATCCTCCAGATTACAGTCTGACCATGTTAATTAATTTTGGGAACGCCCTCTGAATTGACTCACTCAAGTCACAGCCTTAGTTTTCCTGAGAGTGATCCAACGCAACTCTTTGTCTCTTTTGAGGGCCTTGTCTGTCATTCATGATCTGTCCAAGTCAACCAGAGTTAAAGATGGAGCCCTTGACACGAACCGAGCATGGGCATCACTCAGACCCATTATCATTGAGTGTTAGTTAGAACCAAATACTCCTCGAGCACATCTTAGTATTCTCCCTTTACGGTCCTTTCAGTATCTTGTACTCATCGTGTAGCAACTCTAACTTGCTTGGCTGTTAATGCCATGGGATCTGATTGGGAGTTGGATAAGAGTTGAGAAGAAGTTCCACCCTGCCAGAATGAATGCTGTCCCAATGACTTCCATttctttcagcatctcttGGAACACATTCGGGCAAAAAGTCTCATTTACAGTTTTGGGGTTCTCTAATGAAACTACCAAAACATTCGCTTCATCAAACTTTGAAGTTAACAAACATTCAATGCTTGCTCAAAAACGAGCGTGTTTTGCTATTGTAATGAGTGGACGAATATATCTAGAGTTTCTTTTGTGTTGTATGTATTTATTGATAGGCTTTCTTCTAATCGTTTAACAAAAACCTCTTCTAATCGTACAACAAAAACCAGCGAGAATACTTCCCTCAATGTACTGCTCATAGTGCACACCTTGAAAACGACAACATCGTCTCAGTTTCTTTTGCATATATAGTGAGGTAGTACTTAGACCCTGGGGATTTGTGTCCATTGTTAGTTTCAGAGCTCTTCCATTCCTTAATTGCTATGAAGGCTGGAACCTTCATCTCTTATTGCTCGAGTCGAGAAACCGACAAGAGAAGATGTTTTTCGAGCCAAATTCGAACAAAGACAAATCCATGGGACGTGTTGACCTAATACGGAACgaagaggttaaaaaaaaaggtgcTTAAAGGTCAAATTCCACCTCCTCGATAGGACCTGTCCTGACACGGAGCCAAGAAATGAGACTGATGAGTGCAAAAAGTAGTGGACGGTTCTTATTGTAGGCGAGCGATCCAGAGACATGGCTCTCTTTTGAAGTTGTCGGATTGTTCGTGATAATCTGACTTGAAGGTAGCTACCGCAATGCTCTTAAGACACACCGGTCATGGTTGAGCCATGAAGATGTCATCTTTCAGCATGCGAAGTGGGTCAAAACAGAAGCCCTTGGTTGAAAGGGAAATAAAGAAACCTCTCCCCATGCACCCGATGACCATTGACCATATGAGTTGTTCTTTTTCCTGCctgttttctctcttttcttcgATTGTCGTCCATGTTATCGCTTCCAATTTCTGCCATCTCTCTGGTCGGATCAATGGCCAGGGCAGGAAAGAATGGGCGAACCAGATTCCTTTCAGGGTTCCAACAGCGATGGAGTTCTTGATATATATGGCCCCATTTTTGGACCGCGTTTCGCTAATGGCTCCTGTCACACTCCTCACAACAACAAGAGGAGCCCACTACCACCCTGATCTTTTGATCACTCCATCCTCAGTTGGGCAAGGTGGTACTCTCCCAACGAAATGTTCTGGCGTACAACGCTTCGCGTGCTCAAATTCTACAATACCCAGTCTTGttagttcttctttcttcgcATACTGGTTTTCCTACCTCTTCTGGGGACGCTCAAGCTGCCTCCTTTAGACGAAGTCAAAAAGGATGCCAAAACGGGAACCAGATCAGAGCTAGCTGGCTAGCTGGCTGACTAGTTGGCTGACTAGCTGGTTTGCTGGTTTTGATCCTCCCCTATTCGAAAACCTCGTCCAGTGTAGGAGGACTCTTTCCGTTAGACATGGAAGTTTGGCGACGGCCTCGTCTTGCAGACAAATCTGCGCACTCCCCTCCAACCTCCACTCGATCTACTGGGCTTCTCGTTCAGCCCGCACGCTGCATACGTACAGTATGTGTGTGTGAACTGTGTATGGCTCCATTCTCGAAATAGTTTTACAGATGCTCACCGGACGCGAGTTCCGTGAGCTCCTGTTCCTTTTTGGCCACGTCCGAGGAATCTCGCCGAAAGTGCGGTTAACGACAAAAGAAAGACCCTAATGAAAAAGATTTATGGTCTACTTTCCGTTTGGCCCACCCTTTGCCTAGGGATCTGCTGAAGCGCTACTTAGCGTTTGATGAAGGCTATATTCCGGCTAGAGCGGTAGAGGATATGGAGAGACTTGCCGACGACGAACAGGTTGAATCGGCTGTTTTCATCGCTCTTGATGAAGTATAGCTAGTATCTCTGCAGTGTGCATTGAACaagaacttgaacaaaaactgGCCCAACGGTGAAATCCCACAATCAAATGTGACGTTTCAGGGGTAACTTCGACGTTTCCCTTGGTCGGAGATGAAATGATGTTCCCAGCCATTTTCACTTGATTCCTTGGAATCGTCGGAGAGAACTATTTAACGAGGTCCATTGAATTCAAGGTTGAGCTAAATgcaaatgaattcaaatgcTATGGTTTAGTTTTGAAGAACACGAGGAAAGTCTGGCTGATCAGATTTACtgtcaaatttcttctccAGAATTAATGGTGACAACTTTGCTCACCACCCAAAGAGGAATAAATCAACCGCGTGTCATTCGCACTGTTAGTAATCACGACATTGGGTATAGAAAAAAAGCTTCTTCTCGTAAACTCTACCTCATTTTAACTCCTTTGTGTGTGTAGTAGACATACGCTACGAACAAGATTATTTGGATCCCTGAAAGTGGAACACATAGCTAACAGCATATTGAGAAGTTTTCACATTAAATTCTAAGCCAGCAGGATACCAAGCGAATGAAGAGAGCCTTTCGTCGTCTTTACGACCATTCAAATAGGAATAGTTGAATGACTTCGATGCTCAATTAAGAGCATCTTCCCTTACGACTTAATCGACGCAACTTCACTTCATAGGTTGTTTGCGTTTAGTAACGAATGGTGCAACAACGTAACATTGAAGCATTCCAAATCGTTTGATCatggagacaaaaaaaatgcataaacaCTATTAactccatttttttcgtaAATCGCAAGCAACTAGAATGAAACGAGCCAAGGAAGAAGTACATGtagagagaaggaggaggaaaaggagaaagcggaggaagaggagaagaagaggatgacTTTTAGAGCCTTAAAAGCCATAACGTAAGTGAGCAAAAAACCTCGAATTTGCCATCCTTTATCCGACGGACCATCTGCTCGGTACTACCATCACCACAACTAACACCACCAACATTACCAAAGACGACAACGACGGTGCTAGAACCCATGGGCCCACAAGCCACAACAAAGATCTAAATCTCAAAGATGGAGGGAACAGAATTTCACCACCACAATCACACAACCTAATCTGGAACAGCCTTTTGAACCTAGGAACAGTACTGCTCTGTGGCATCTTGAGATCTCCATGTTTGTTCGCTTGGGCTGAGGATAACCATCGCCAACTAAAAGGCCACTTCCAAACACATGCTTTCGATGAGAAGATTTATTTTCGAAGGCTGGAAAACGACCCCAATGTCGGGTCTAATATTTCAAGGCaaacaaatacttttttgtagGGGCAAACAAGCCCCAGGGCAAAAGGCAGACAGAAGGAAAAGGGCACAAATCAGAGCAGGAAGGGCCGCTAGCGTCTCGATGGCTCAGTGGCTCAGTGACTCAGTGACTTGGCCGCTTTCAAAGTCAAGTAGTCGAACCTCGTTCCATTTCTGCCATCCCAGCATGGATCCTCGGAAATTCAAGTGGGCTGGGAGTGTTCATATGGAACATTGCACAAAGAAAGTATCATCCTGAGTCTGAGATGAGGTTCATGCCAGAACAATGCCATTCTCAGAATCATTTCATGTGTAAAGAACCGAAAAGGCCACAATCCTGGAAGTTCAAAACCTCAGAAGTTTCAACCTTATCCATGGATTTCGTGGCATGGTAACAAACTGATCTACAATCGGTAAGGGTTTTCCTCAGCGTGATCTCCTTACCAGGGAAAACAATGAAAGGTGCGATCTTGCTTGACATTGAAGTTTGTCTACTTGAAATGTGAAAGCTTTTCTTCATCGCCATTCGCACAATGAAGGAGAATGCATGGGACCTGGTACAAGAGTACGTCGTAAAGATATTAAGAACATTCGATCCTACCAGCTTCTTTTCTTCCCACCAAAAATCTTCTTTGTGCGAATAAAAAGGGATGATCGTCGCTGGAGTGGCGTCGCATCATCCAGTTTTACACGCGAATTTAGATANNNNNNNNNNNNNNNNNNNNNNNNNNNNNNNNNNNAAAAGACGACGTCGATAATTATTCGCGCAGAAGCTCGGGCTCTGATGTGAGaggttgtgtgtgtgtgtgcgtgtgtaagGGGGGGGGCGGAAGGGGATGTGCTCAGTGTACGTATTGCATGGGCCTGATATCTGTGTATGCTAGGACTACTACCCGTCTGTCTGTTGTACGTACGTGCGTCCAAACGAAGGAACAGTATCTGTGTACTGAATGGACGGAAGCAAGGAAGCGAGAAAAGGAAGATGGGCAAAGAATAAAAGCAGAAGAGGATGGACAGAAGACTTGGCTCTTGGTGTTTAGTGCCAATGCTTGAGATCTTAAATGTCTTGTGCACCCAAGCTCCGAGGAGGATTGACGAGcgaaaactcatttttaaCCCACACTAATTGTGCTGGAATCCCCGGGCTTGACTCTtatttttcctcctccttcacgTTGGTTATTCTTCCGCGGGCTCATACTCTTCGTCTTGTTCGtgttgttcctcttgttcctcGGGGTGCTCTCCCCTTCGTTCTTGTCAACGTCGTTCGGGTTCTCTTTTCAACCGAGCTGAACCCGAAGGAAGCCTTGAAGACTGGACGAGAGAGTGAAGATAGGAGGGGACGAATTGGAGAGGCCTGCAAAAGAGCACGACCAGGGCAGATACAGACTTAAAACATTCATTCAGGAAGATTCGAGGGAGCCAAGATGAGGCAATGCGACACTCTACCAAGCATGAAAAGTCATCATCAAATATGCGCGAACCCCAAAGATGTTTATGGCTTGGTTAGAAAAGGGTCAGCAGTCATGACGGTTAAGTCGCCCGAAAAGGGGGGCGGCGCCCCGGCCCCGATGCGAAATGAAACATAAATTTGCAACTTTTCCCCTCGAAGTAGAGTGCTATACGAACGAGTGAAAAATATTATTGCTTGTCGGGTCGACAGGATCTCTTCTCGGTAATCATGTTTGCTCAGGGTGGAACCCCAAGAGCACTTCAATTTGTAATGCTAGCTAACATTGATTAACGACCTTAATAATTCACGCATGAATTTGGTACTTCATTTCAGACGCCCGCTCGGTGATTCTCCACAAAATCCAAGTTCCATCCATGGTTCTAAACGGAACCCTTCCCTATGTGATCCTGGACTGTCAATATGGCTTGAATCAGACGGAAAAAGACGGTCTTGTCCTCAAATGGGCGCTTAATGGTCGAACCATTTATCAATGGATACCACCAACTCAGCCCCAAGTGAGTAATTAAGGCGGATAAAAACCGGAATCAACGTCATCATTCAGAGTGCAGGCGTTTCataaaaaagggggaaaagaagaacatgagGCAATAGTCAGGATGACGGGACGGAACGGGAATGATGAAATATTATATGATATGACCTTGGGCATTATTCTTTTCCGATCCATTCCAGGGCCTGGGAGCGCTGAGGGGGAAAATCAACCTTGATTACGATGTGAGTCCAAATCCTTTTCAACGTCACCGAGCACTCTACTTGTACTCGCCCACCACGGAAATGACCGGGGATTACACTTGCAAGGTGTCCACCCTTCAGAACGAAGTGACCTTGTCCAAAAAGATGGTAGTTTATGGTAAGCGAGAACTTAATGCCACTATTTGACTCGGGTCCTCCTCAAATTACTTCAGTAGCGTAAGTAGTgtaaatgacatttttcccATTCTTCTGCCCGACCCATGTCCCATAACCTTGTTAAAAAGAGCTCAATTTTCAAGGGGCCCCTTTTTCATGGGACAAATTCGCCCTATTTCTAGATTTTGTCTaaacatttgaaatgtcaaatgatAGATAGTTTGTCATTTCATCTTTGCCTTATCCACTAAAACAAGGCAATTGTTAGGACATTGAACTGGAACTGTCCGAGAAAACGTCACGGTTTAGCGTTAAATTCCGAATGGTGTTTATTGCTGAAAGCCCGGTTGAATAAAGTTGGACATAAGTAGGTTGAGTTGGACCGTTTCCTTCATTCTACGTATTAGTGCTTAGTGTCCAACTTTCCCATTCAAACTATATTCTTTCCGGTACGCCCACGTCCAGAACAATTTCCCAAAAACCATCAACGCTATGCTAGTCTAGGGACAATTGGTCCTGGTCACTTTTTACCACTTTCGCACCAGCAGGTCTCTATCAAACATCAGCTCTGAAGCTGAATAAGATGGAACGAGAGAAGCTTGTTTAAGAATATGCTAGATGTGTACATCAATGACCCATGACCTCAATAGCTGTCCAGCTACGTTTCACGGAACAAGAGAGGTCAAACTCCAAGTTGAGCCCGGTCCAGCATTCCAGCATAAAAGCGTAAAGAGGCTCTGAACCAGGCTCTGAACcccttcatttttcaccatGGAAGGGTAGCTTCGAGGTTTCTCGTTCCAACCCATAAGAAGCTGAGTATAATCAAGCCTTTCACGAGGCAGGGATTGACAAATTGCTTGgcaaatgcaaaatcaagacCAGACGAGGCGATTCATTCTCTTCCAAAGGAAAGAGGAAACAGACCCAACCAACGAGTTAGCAGGGGAGATTGAGAACTATTTTACTCTTGTGGGTGAAGGGGCGTCGGTCGGGATGAGGGCATCGACTTACCCACTCACTCGATGACCGAGGTTGACCTCTGACGGAAAAACACTTGAGTTGGGAAAGAACTTGTTTTTACTTTTAGACGCAATTTAGACAATAAtttaaatggtttttttttcagagccGCCCAAATTGGTAAAATTCACTCATCAGCGGAATATTTTGCAGCAGGTCAATTTAACCTGTATGGTGGACCACGCTTACCCCGAGCCAAGTTTGAGGATTTTCCATGGCTTTAGAAATCAGAGGTAACGTATAACGAATAACTCACCGAGAGCAAGTTAGACTGGACGAGGTTGCGCGGAATTACAAGTAATCATGACGTGCCATTTTCTGGAAGACTCACCGTAAGATCTTGAACTAAgtcaagttttaaaaatttAAGAGCACCACTATAATCTAGACGAATGCTGAACTTCATTTCGTGGTGTCTTTAGAGCTTCAAGCATTTTCAGCTTTGCCAAGAGCTAAAAAAACGTTGTGAGCAGAGCCAAATACAAAAgtacaacatatttttttatttccataaCCAAAAAATACCTTAGGTTTGAGGTAATTTTTATTTATGACAAATGgcatttggtttggttttcctaGATCAATGCACTTATTTCCGGGAAGCCAAGTTGAAACTGAACTGTCATATGTCTGTGGAGATTTGCTTCGtcttcaaaacatttcttcgTACATTGCAGTGACTGGATACAATTTTTGGATAGATGTAGTACCTAAGGGACAGTCCATAAAATTACCTTTGACGGGTTCtttgaatttaattttgagGATAAATACTTTGGTTTGCTTAGACGAAGGAAAATGAGTCCGATATTTGAACCATTGGTTATCTCTTTGGAAGCATTTTGGGAGGCTGGAAAAAACGTTTTGAGGCCAAAACAAATATGTTCATCCCCTGGTTTTGCGAAATTATCTGTAATTTCCTTGCCTTTCACCCCAATGTTGGGCATTGGTCCACTTTTCCGAACTTCCGCACTGATACAGGGAATGGAAAcaccagcagttcaagatgaaaataaTATCAATCCTATTTAGCTTTATATTCATAAACTATCTTATCCACCTACAAGTCACAGTTAGCGGATTTGGATAGCCCTTGAATTAAGGGTGGTTCAGGAGGAATTCTCATCAGAATCTTGTTCAAGTTTGACTTCAATCCTGGTACTGGATCTACACCCACATATTGGTTGCGAATATTACAGGGAAGCAGGttgttttttaaagttgattTGGTCAAGTTCATAGCATAttgatttttaaatattttctccGACATATTTGCTAACATACATATATGATTGTGTCGAGGTAGTCACAGATGCTCGAAATGGTTGCATTAGTAcgatggagcccgagaaagatggaggtggaattcattgttctaacgaacctggattctcgagggcttgaaggtgctcacAAAACGCACTTTAAGTCACCATGAACACTGAAATTGACcataaaacctgggttggaacaaagctcatgaatgcttttgaaaacgtactgTATCAGTTACCTATCAATCCTTCTccgaatactgtacaatcccaacctttagTAGGAATCTaacaagagtagattcgatctaggTCCGCTGCAAGGCTGttgaaatcttggccattcctaccagaagcTAACTTCGTATCTACTGGCAATAATAATAAACTTCTGAAGAGGAGcaatgaaagttttgaaaaggaGAGGTCCTAAAATGAAGCCCAAGTTGACATAATGTAGGTGTGTCACCAAGCGACCCATCAACCATAACCATTTGCCTCTTATtatgaatgaaacttcttatccaatggagaaacttgccttggatccttATATACTGAAGCCTTTTCGCCATCTTTATTCAAAACAAGCACGGTGATGCTCAAAAAACgaataaaaactaaaacttCAGGCTTTATATGACCGAAAATATTGATGCATAAGTGGAGCCATTTTTTCGCCCGATTAATCACTACACAATGTCTCAAAAGAGGTGCTTGCAAGACCAGAGTTAGAAATCGAAATTAGCTATCGCAGCGAACACTACCTCTTGTTAGATTATAGCTACTGTGCATCATTAAAAGACCCTCAAGAAATACGATGAGTTTTGAAAGTAGAACATGCTTGATTTAGGGGCTTGTTTATTTATGGTTTCTtaaggaatgaatgaatttgcatATCGGTGAGGGTAGAAGNGGTGGCATCGGAATTTGTTTC
This Tigriopus californicus strain San Diego chromosome 7, Tcal_SD_v2.1, whole genome shotgun sequence DNA region includes the following protein-coding sequences:
- the LOC131883645 gene encoding uncharacterized protein LOC131883645; this encodes MLTLCLCLVFLGYMLEDARSVILHKIQVPSMVLNGTLPYVILDCQYGLNQTEKDGLVLKWALNGRTIYQWIPPTQPQGLGALRGKINLDYDVSPNPFQRHRALYLYSPTTEMTGDYTCKVSTLQNEVTLSKKMVVYEPPKLVKFTHQRNILQQVNLTCMVDHAYPEPSLRIFHGFRNQRVELRGLEERIAQYPNGAWQKMIIAVLSDQTLHMENVFDCEISLPHTDFIIKKSTLYSPGHLAMMSNSGSPSSHHPGLKVLHSPPWKALPAVIMIVVCHTRAIHWWIQSLFWNHNNLPFPSR